One window of the Granulicella arctica genome contains the following:
- a CDS encoding SDR family oxidoreductase, with amino-acid sequence MSGSKRSILVAGAQGVIGQAAAKHFSSLPDTTVYGLSRRKIEDLNGVTEINVDLLSPGDVEHTIAPLKDVTHIIFGAYMEKDTPGERSTVNVSLLQNLLTVVEKNAPGLKHVTLYQGGKAYGADLGPFKTPAREDDPRLMGPNFYYDQEQYLRESQSGKKWSFSVLRPEAVCGYSVGNPMNLTMVIGVYAAISRELGLPLRFPGPEAAYRALYQVTSADILAKAAAWAGETPSAANEIFNITNGDYFRWQFMWPKIAKAFRMEVAEPIPMPLKVYMADKAPLWAKMTEKYGLKPIPYDHLVSWPFGDFIFNSAFDNISSTVKARTHGFHDCIDTEDMFTQFFDDMRSRHILPPLD; translated from the coding sequence ATGTCAGGTTCCAAACGGTCAATCCTCGTCGCAGGCGCTCAGGGTGTCATCGGTCAGGCGGCGGCCAAGCACTTCAGTTCCCTTCCGGATACCACTGTCTATGGCTTGTCTCGCCGCAAAATCGAGGATCTTAACGGAGTGACGGAGATCAACGTGGATCTTCTTTCCCCTGGAGATGTCGAGCATACGATTGCTCCCCTTAAAGACGTGACTCACATCATCTTTGGGGCTTATATGGAAAAAGATACGCCTGGAGAGCGCAGTACGGTCAATGTTTCGCTCTTGCAAAATCTGCTGACAGTGGTAGAAAAGAATGCTCCTGGACTGAAGCACGTCACGCTTTATCAGGGTGGCAAAGCGTATGGAGCTGACCTTGGTCCCTTCAAGACTCCGGCTCGTGAAGATGACCCCCGGCTCATGGGGCCAAACTTTTACTATGACCAGGAACAATATCTTCGTGAGAGCCAGTCAGGAAAGAAGTGGAGCTTCAGCGTCCTGCGGCCGGAGGCCGTATGCGGTTACTCCGTAGGAAACCCCATGAACCTTACGATGGTGATCGGTGTTTACGCCGCAATCTCAAGAGAGCTTGGCCTTCCTCTGCGCTTCCCTGGACCGGAAGCCGCCTACCGCGCTCTCTATCAGGTGACTTCCGCTGACATACTTGCAAAGGCTGCAGCGTGGGCGGGTGAGACTCCATCCGCTGCGAACGAGATCTTCAACATCACGAACGGAGACTACTTCCGTTGGCAGTTCATGTGGCCCAAGATCGCCAAGGCTTTCCGCATGGAAGTTGCAGAACCGATCCCGATGCCATTGAAGGTTTACATGGCAGATAAGGCTCCGCTCTGGGCAAAGATGACCGAGAAGTACGGGTTGAAGCCCATTCCTTATGACCATCTGGTGAGCTGGCCGTTCGGAGACTTCATCTTCAATTCAGCCTTTGACAACATCAGCAGCACCGTAAAAGCACGGACGCATGGCTTCCACGACTGCATCGATACCGAAGACATGTTTACTCAATTCTTCGACGATATGCGGTCGAGACACATCCTGCCGCCCCTCGACTAA
- a CDS encoding TetR/AcrR family transcriptional regulator, which translates to MAKEIISSKRSRTPAALGMENRATILDAATQVFLAKRYSGTSMELIAEAAGVARRTLYNQFPDGKEAIFRAVVEHFWSKFPVMALATDEIALRDPRFGLTKTGNAIADFWKTKAVIAFLRLAISEIPQFPDLAETFFEAGKLPLMEEFVSYLQALSGHGCLAISDVELAMRQFFGLVNEPLLWVKVLGIETSTTPRSRRKVVDSAVEMFLKTYGTAKCQM; encoded by the coding sequence ATGGCGAAAGAGATCATCAGCAGCAAGCGCTCTCGTACACCTGCCGCCCTGGGGATGGAAAACAGGGCAACCATTCTCGATGCCGCAACACAGGTTTTTTTAGCCAAGCGATACAGCGGAACGAGTATGGAATTAATTGCCGAGGCTGCAGGTGTTGCCCGCAGGACGCTCTACAATCAATTTCCTGATGGCAAGGAAGCCATCTTCCGTGCCGTTGTAGAGCACTTCTGGAGCAAGTTCCCCGTCATGGCACTGGCTACTGATGAGATTGCCTTGCGGGACCCGAGGTTTGGCCTCACGAAAACGGGCAATGCGATCGCTGATTTCTGGAAGACCAAGGCAGTCATCGCGTTTCTGAGGCTGGCCATTTCGGAGATTCCCCAATTTCCCGATCTTGCCGAAACCTTCTTCGAGGCGGGCAAACTTCCGCTCATGGAAGAGTTTGTGTCGTATCTGCAGGCTCTATCCGGCCATGGCTGCCTCGCTATTTCAGACGTTGAACTCGCCATGCGCCAATTTTTCGGCCTGGTGAACGAGCCTCTGCTCTGGGTGAAGGTACTTGGAATCGAAACCTCTACAACACCTCGATCACGGAGAAAGGTCGTTGATTCTGCCGTCGAAATGTTCCTGAAGACTTATGGGACCGCGAAATGTCAGATGTGA